A part of Larkinella insperata genomic DNA contains:
- a CDS encoding TonB-dependent receptor, with amino-acid sequence MTKLYRTIFLLTCFFLSLTAASGQQPGDKPVRGPFSGSFVQFVQGVESQSDYQFFYDLKNVDSVRVDYPDNSAKPLETVLKQVLEGTSLFYAIDAQKRVFITPERAIRTELPIGFFERGTSAEGDTGVVDYLAEKEKRRLTLETSLFNIGRRPLRPGNANLAGHIRNAASGEPVIGAAVYIDKPRIGVVTDQFGYYSITLPRGRHQLLLRSIGMKDTKRQIMLYSDGKLEIEMEDDVIALKEVVIEAEKDVNVSGLQMGLERLDIRTLRQVPTAFGEADLLKVVLTLPGVKSVGESNVGLNVRGGSTDQNLILYNDATIYNPSHLFGFFSAFNPDMIKSVELYKSGIPSRYGGRLSSVLEVTTRDGNKKKLSGSGGIGVLTGRLTLEGPIIKEKSSFLIGARSTYSDWLLNSLKNQSFRNSRAAFHDLNAHITHEFNEKNTLYLTGYYSQDEFRLNSDTLYRYRNQNASVKWKHIFNTKLYSVFTATTSRYKYSVASEQNPTNAYQLGFQVDQSTFKTDFNYYPTTKHTMDFGISTNYYKLRPGSFQPLGGESLVRPDVVPTEQALESAVYVGDRFDLSPRLSIHFGLRYSLFNYLGPKDVYVYPNGSPKTASSIQDTLSYGAGTNIKTYHGPEYRISARYAFTPDASIKVSFNRMRQYLHMLSNTTAISPTDIWKLSDPNILPQVGDQFSLGLYKNLKNNTIETSVEGYYKTMQNVLDFRSGATLLMNHHPETEVVRAEGMAYGVEFLIKKLTGRFNGWLSYTYSRTFLRVDQSIPQERINKGAYYPSNFDKPHDATWVGNYRINRRFSVSLNFTYSTGRPITLPLAKYELGGSQRVFYSERNQYRIPDYYRADLSLNIEGNHKVKKLAHSSWTVAVYNLTGRRNAYSVYFNSSGGFVRGYKLSIFGQPIPTITYNFKF; translated from the coding sequence ATGACGAAACTCTACCGCACCATTTTTCTGCTAACCTGTTTTTTTCTTTCGTTGACGGCGGCCTCGGGGCAGCAACCCGGCGACAAACCCGTTCGCGGGCCGTTTTCGGGTTCGTTCGTCCAGTTTGTTCAGGGAGTTGAAAGTCAGAGTGATTACCAGTTTTTTTATGACCTGAAAAATGTTGACAGCGTACGGGTTGATTACCCGGACAACAGCGCCAAACCCCTGGAGACGGTCCTGAAACAGGTACTCGAAGGAACCAGCCTGTTTTACGCCATCGACGCCCAGAAACGAGTTTTCATTACCCCCGAACGCGCCATCCGAACGGAGCTGCCCATTGGCTTTTTCGAACGGGGAACGTCTGCCGAGGGCGATACCGGCGTGGTAGATTACCTGGCAGAAAAAGAAAAACGGCGGCTGACACTCGAAACCAGTTTGTTCAACATTGGCCGGCGCCCCCTCCGGCCCGGCAACGCCAACCTGGCGGGCCACATCCGAAATGCCGCTTCCGGCGAACCCGTGATTGGCGCAGCCGTTTACATCGACAAACCCCGCATTGGCGTCGTCACCGACCAGTTTGGCTATTATTCGATTACGCTGCCGCGCGGCCGGCACCAACTGCTGCTGCGTAGCATTGGCATGAAAGACACGAAGCGGCAGATCATGCTGTATTCCGACGGAAAGCTGGAGATCGAAATGGAGGACGACGTGATCGCGCTGAAAGAAGTGGTGATTGAAGCCGAAAAAGACGTGAACGTGTCGGGTTTGCAAATGGGTCTCGAACGACTGGACATCCGGACGCTCCGGCAGGTACCAACGGCGTTCGGCGAGGCCGATTTGCTGAAAGTGGTGCTGACCCTGCCCGGTGTCAAGTCCGTGGGCGAAAGCAACGTCGGCCTGAACGTACGGGGCGGTTCCACCGATCAGAACCTGATTCTGTACAACGACGCCACCATTTACAACCCCTCACACCTGTTCGGCTTTTTCTCGGCGTTCAACCCCGACATGATTAAAAGCGTGGAGCTGTACAAAAGCGGCATTCCGTCGCGGTACGGAGGGCGGCTGTCGTCGGTCCTGGAGGTCACCACGCGCGATGGCAACAAGAAAAAGCTGTCGGGGTCCGGCGGCATCGGCGTGCTGACCGGGCGTCTGACGCTGGAGGGACCGATTATCAAGGAAAAATCGTCGTTTCTGATCGGAGCCCGCTCGACGTACTCCGATTGGCTGCTCAACAGCCTGAAAAACCAGTCTTTCCGCAATAGCCGCGCGGCCTTCCACGACCTCAACGCCCACATTACCCACGAATTCAACGAAAAGAACACGCTTTACCTGACCGGCTACTACAGCCAGGATGAGTTCCGGCTCAACAGCGACACCCTGTACCGCTACAGAAACCAGAATGCGTCGGTGAAGTGGAAACACATTTTCAACACAAAACTCTACAGCGTTTTTACGGCCACCACGAGCCGCTACAAGTATTCCGTTGCCAGCGAGCAGAACCCGACCAACGCTTACCAACTGGGCTTTCAGGTTGACCAATCGACGTTTAAAACCGATTTCAATTACTACCCGACGACCAAGCACACGATGGATTTCGGCATCAGTACGAACTATTACAAACTTCGTCCGGGCAGTTTCCAGCCGCTGGGCGGGGAGTCGCTGGTACGGCCGGATGTAGTACCCACGGAGCAGGCGCTGGAAAGTGCGGTTTACGTCGGCGACCGGTTTGATCTATCGCCCCGCCTGTCGATTCACTTCGGGTTACGGTATTCGCTGTTCAATTACCTCGGCCCCAAAGACGTTTACGTTTACCCCAACGGTTCGCCCAAAACCGCCAGCAGCATCCAGGATACGCTTTCGTACGGTGCCGGAACAAACATCAAAACCTACCACGGCCCCGAATACCGGATTTCGGCACGGTATGCCTTCACGCCCGACGCATCGATCAAAGTCAGCTTCAACCGGATGCGGCAGTACCTGCACATGCTGTCGAACACCACGGCCATATCACCCACCGACATCTGGAAGCTGAGCGACCCGAATATTCTGCCGCAGGTGGGCGATCAGTTTTCGCTGGGCCTTTATAAGAATCTGAAAAACAATACGATTGAAACTTCGGTCGAGGGTTACTACAAAACGATGCAGAACGTGCTGGACTTCCGGAGCGGGGCCACCCTGCTCATGAATCACCACCCGGAAACGGAGGTCGTTCGGGCGGAAGGAATGGCCTACGGGGTTGAGTTTCTGATAAAAAAGCTCACCGGACGGTTTAACGGCTGGCTGAGTTATACGTACTCCCGCACGTTCCTGCGCGTCGATCAGAGCATTCCGCAGGAACGCATCAACAAAGGCGCGTATTACCCCAGCAACTTCGATAAGCCGCACGATGCAACCTGGGTGGGCAATTACCGCATCAACCGCCGGTTCAGCGTTTCGCTCAACTTCACCTACAGCACGGGCCGCCCCATCACGCTGCCGCTGGCGAAGTACGAGTTGGGCGGTTCGCAGCGGGTTTTCTATTCCGAACGAAACCAGTACCGGATTCCGGACTACTACCGCGCCGATCTGTCGCTCAACATCGAAGGCAACCACAAGGTCAAGAAGCTGGCCCACAGTTCCTGGACCGTCGCTGTGTACAACCTGACGGGCCGCCGAAACGCCTATTCGGTTTATTTTAACTCGTCGGGCGGGTTTGTCCGGGGTTACAAACTGTCCATTTTCGGGCAACCCATCCCGACCATCACGTACAACTTTAAGTTTTGA
- a CDS encoding DUF4249 domain-containing protein, whose product MRKYLSILVSLLIGSCVDPYNPPEVTAPNTFLVVDGFLNGAGASTIRLSRTQNLKEGAKPPAELNATVLVEGENGSSQPFTEQGNGTYTLTDGGLQFGQKYRLRIRTAAGRDYESDYVTIKQTPKIDSVTWQPQAEGLQFYVTTHDPNNQTKYYRWEYEETWEYYSAFVSRVEYLNKTFVYRSENVNTCWRSDQSTGIFVGSSTQLTQDVISNFPLVFISNSTSNRLKVRYSLLVKQYALTDEAYEFWQNLKKNTESLGSLFDPQPFQPLGNIHGVTDPGETVVGYVSGYSVEEKRVFVQAYELPSWRVPTMYESCVEDTLPLQPTREKSSAFEMAEAGFVPIDEVLSMSGQVIGYRMSTAYCVDCRTVGTNVKPSFW is encoded by the coding sequence ATGAGGAAATACTTATCCATCCTGGTTTCTTTGCTGATCGGAAGCTGCGTCGATCCCTACAATCCTCCAGAGGTTACAGCCCCCAACACGTTTCTGGTGGTCGACGGTTTTCTGAACGGAGCCGGTGCCAGCACGATCCGGTTGTCGCGCACGCAGAATTTAAAAGAAGGCGCCAAGCCACCGGCGGAGCTCAACGCAACCGTGCTGGTCGAAGGTGAAAACGGCAGCAGCCAGCCTTTTACCGAGCAGGGAAACGGAACGTATACCCTGACTGACGGCGGCCTGCAGTTCGGACAGAAATACCGCCTGCGCATCCGAACAGCCGCCGGTCGCGATTACGAATCGGATTACGTGACCATCAAGCAGACGCCCAAAATTGACAGCGTCACCTGGCAACCCCAGGCGGAGGGTCTCCAGTTTTACGTGACCACACACGACCCCAACAACCAAACCAAGTATTACCGGTGGGAATACGAAGAAACCTGGGAGTACTACTCCGCTTTTGTCTCCCGCGTAGAATACCTAAATAAAACCTTTGTTTACCGGAGCGAGAACGTAAATACTTGCTGGCGGTCGGATCAGTCAACCGGAATTTTTGTAGGCTCATCCACCCAGTTAACGCAGGATGTCATCAGTAATTTCCCGCTCGTCTTCATCTCCAATTCAACGTCGAACCGCCTGAAAGTTCGCTATAGTCTGCTGGTTAAGCAGTACGCGCTGACGGATGAAGCCTACGAATTTTGGCAGAACCTGAAGAAAAATACGGAGAGTCTGGGCTCCCTGTTCGATCCACAGCCGTTTCAGCCCCTCGGCAACATTCACGGCGTAACCGATCCAGGCGAAACGGTAGTCGGGTACGTAAGTGGCTACTCCGTAGAAGAAAAACGAGTTTTTGTTCAGGCCTACGAATTACCCAGCTGGCGCGTTCCTACGATGTATGAATCTTGTGTCGAAGATACCTTGCCGCTCCAACCAACGCGCGAAAAGTCATCGGCCTTTGAGATGGCCGAAGCCGGGTTTGTCCCGATTGATGAAGTTTTATCCATGTCGGGCCAAGTAATCGGTTACCGAATGAGTACAGCCTACTGTGTTGACTGCCGCACCGTGGGAACTAACGTTAAACCGAGTTTTTGGTAA
- a CDS encoding PepSY-associated TM helix domain-containing protein: MVASIGKNIAAKIHLWLGLGSGLVVFIVALTGSLLVFEEELEPILYARFHVVTPPAHARRLPLDQLVAAARAQFPGKKVGRIELEPHPDRTVIIGLQQSKKAKDLLSVAVNPYTGQVVDSRQEEAAFFAVVLRLHRYLCMGDTGKVITGISCSMFLFIMVTGLVLWWPNRKNRKQRFTVKWNASFKRLNWDLHAILGFYVLPFVFLIALTGLVWSYKWVNNLLFYAFDGKPQTKREAPANPSAGTPKSTQLYEKIYAETSRLLPYTGVVTFTFPETDSLSITASKKNHEAAISNIVDFLYFDNKTGDLVKKRLYDDETMGFKARRVVFPIHTGSILGWPTKLIALVVALSAASLPVTGFCIWWGRRRKGKKASSATAKKPTARKIPNPQLGIQNL; the protein is encoded by the coding sequence ATGGTGGCATCCATCGGAAAAAACATAGCTGCAAAAATTCACTTATGGCTGGGGCTTGGCTCCGGCCTTGTGGTTTTTATCGTCGCCCTGACGGGGTCTCTGCTCGTTTTTGAAGAAGAGCTGGAACCCATCCTTTACGCCCGTTTCCACGTTGTAACGCCACCCGCCCACGCCCGGCGGTTGCCCCTCGACCAGTTGGTAGCCGCGGCCCGGGCGCAGTTTCCGGGTAAAAAAGTAGGCCGGATTGAACTCGAGCCCCATCCCGACCGCACGGTCATCATCGGGTTGCAGCAAAGCAAAAAGGCCAAGGATCTGCTTTCGGTTGCCGTCAATCCGTACACGGGTCAGGTGGTGGATTCCCGTCAGGAGGAGGCCGCGTTCTTTGCGGTCGTGCTGCGGCTACACCGGTACCTGTGCATGGGCGACACCGGAAAGGTCATCACCGGGATTTCATGCAGTATGTTTCTGTTTATCATGGTTACGGGCCTGGTGTTGTGGTGGCCCAATCGAAAAAACCGCAAACAACGGTTCACGGTAAAATGGAATGCTTCCTTCAAACGGCTCAACTGGGACCTGCACGCCATTTTAGGCTTCTACGTGCTGCCGTTCGTGTTTCTGATTGCTTTAACGGGCCTGGTCTGGAGTTATAAGTGGGTAAACAACCTGCTTTTCTACGCGTTTGACGGCAAGCCGCAAACCAAGCGGGAAGCCCCGGCCAACCCTTCGGCCGGTACGCCGAAGAGTACGCAGCTGTACGAAAAAATATATGCCGAAACGAGCCGGCTCTTACCGTACACGGGCGTGGTTACGTTTACCTTCCCGGAAACGGATAGTCTGTCGATTACCGCATCAAAGAAGAACCACGAAGCCGCCATCAGCAACATCGTCGATTTTCTCTATTTTGACAACAAAACAGGTGATCTGGTCAAAAAGCGCCTGTACGACGACGAAACGATGGGCTTCAAAGCGCGTCGGGTGGTTTTTCCGATTCATACGGGCAGCATCCTGGGTTGGCCCACCAAACTTATCGCGCTGGTTGTTGCCCTCAGCGCGGCCAGTCTGCCCGTTACCGGCTTTTGCATCTGGTGGGGCCGTCGTCGAAAAGGGAAGAAAGCCTCTAGCGCTACCGCCAAAAAGCCTACGGCCCGGAAAATTCCCAATCCGCAGCTAGGAATCCAGAATCTCTAA
- a CDS encoding TonB-dependent receptor, whose amino-acid sequence MKLTCTLLLALFSYSVFAQSGTIKGRITTESGAPAELMHVILKGTGKGTTTSATGEFALPGLSAGNYLLIATGIGYKTIEQKVALSADETATLSLVAQENAQELQTVEITGRRETTYTNDVSFIGSKTATVLREVPQAVSYVTKEVLRDQGAFTMGDAVKNMSGVNQFTFYDDLTIRGFRMNGGSTTQLFNGLRTFSGFWKQPPVNYLERVEVIKGAASALYGNTSPGGTINRVTKKPLTTPQKSLLFTTGSFNTMRVLADFTGPMNESKTLLYRLNLGYVNAQSFRNLQFDKNIIVAPSVSFLPTSKTRINFDLVYNNSNSRLDRGQSVKGNDLYSSSTATSLNAVNDYLKEETYLITTSLNHQFTQNTSFNLAYLRTGYTEDLLEHRSSNTNAVDSLGKAIDNLVARQVFIRKTKSFMDNVSLFLNNNFRTGRAEHKLVVGYDYIQSTTPKGSGQQTANGYLLKTGGVTTSYNAKRPDLYQFYAYTENGITRNIPRPNVPSYDLTRQNNQLEDPSKYVYNVTTNASTTPIFYSLHGIYAQEQIKLDRLQILLALRYDTYIDKKGYTTATESNVTQHALLPRIGAVYSLTKNVNLYGTYTKGYNPQDATVQSDPTSGGPFDPIKSSLTEFGLKTEWLNGRLTANASVYDITQSNTLYSANAPDQPNLMMQIGQERAKGVEFDVTGNILPHWNMIVTYSYNDAKITDAGSRAADQVLVNMQKPNAPKHQGSLWTKYTFVTQALNGLGLGFGTNFVTERNLSLNNVQTIPAYALLNAALYYKIDKFQFQVNLNNLANKTYWVGGYDYLRLFPGPPRNFMATVSYTF is encoded by the coding sequence ATGAAACTAACTTGTACGTTACTACTTGCCTTATTTAGTTACTCTGTATTTGCCCAGTCGGGTACCATCAAAGGCCGGATAACCACCGAGTCCGGCGCCCCTGCCGAATTGATGCACGTCATTCTGAAAGGCACCGGCAAGGGAACCACCACATCCGCGACGGGCGAGTTTGCACTACCGGGGCTGTCGGCCGGTAACTATCTACTGATCGCTACGGGCATTGGCTACAAAACCATTGAGCAGAAAGTAGCGCTGTCGGCTGATGAAACCGCAACCTTAAGTCTGGTTGCGCAGGAAAACGCCCAGGAGCTGCAAACGGTGGAAATTACCGGCCGCCGGGAAACGACCTACACCAACGACGTTTCGTTCATCGGCAGCAAAACCGCTACGGTATTGCGAGAGGTGCCGCAGGCCGTCAGCTACGTAACCAAGGAGGTTCTCCGCGATCAGGGAGCTTTTACGATGGGCGATGCCGTCAAGAACATGAGCGGGGTGAATCAGTTTACGTTTTACGACGACCTGACTATCCGGGGTTTTCGCATGAACGGCGGGAGCACTACGCAGTTGTTCAACGGCTTACGCACCTTCTCGGGTTTCTGGAAACAACCGCCGGTTAATTACCTGGAACGGGTAGAAGTGATCAAAGGTGCCGCGTCGGCGCTGTACGGCAATACGTCGCCGGGCGGAACCATCAACCGCGTCACGAAAAAACCGTTGACTACCCCGCAGAAATCGCTGCTGTTCACCACGGGAAGCTTCAACACCATGCGGGTGCTGGCCGATTTTACCGGACCCATGAACGAAAGCAAAACGCTGCTGTACCGGCTGAATCTGGGTTACGTCAACGCCCAATCGTTCCGGAACTTGCAGTTTGATAAAAACATCATCGTCGCGCCGTCGGTCTCGTTTTTACCCACCAGCAAAACGCGCATCAACTTTGACCTTGTTTATAACAACTCGAACAGCCGGCTCGACCGGGGGCAGTCGGTAAAAGGCAACGATCTGTACTCCAGCTCGACGGCTACGTCTCTGAACGCGGTAAACGACTACCTGAAGGAAGAAACCTACCTGATTACGACCTCGTTGAACCACCAGTTTACGCAAAACACGTCATTCAACCTGGCGTACCTGCGAACGGGCTACACGGAAGACCTGCTCGAACACCGGAGCAGTAACACCAATGCCGTCGACTCGCTGGGCAAGGCCATTGACAACCTGGTGGCCCGGCAGGTTTTTATCCGGAAAACCAAATCCTTCATGGACAATGTTTCCCTGTTCCTGAACAACAATTTCAGAACGGGCCGGGCGGAACATAAGCTGGTGGTGGGGTACGATTACATTCAGTCCACCACGCCCAAAGGTTCCGGCCAACAGACTGCCAATGGCTACCTGCTGAAGACGGGGGGAGTTACGACCAGTTACAACGCCAAACGCCCGGACTTATACCAGTTTTATGCGTACACCGAAAACGGGATTACCCGCAACATTCCCAGACCGAATGTTCCTTCTTACGACCTGACGCGCCAAAATAACCAGTTGGAAGACCCCTCCAAGTACGTCTACAACGTAACCACCAACGCATCAACAACGCCCATTTTTTACTCCCTGCACGGTATTTATGCGCAGGAGCAGATCAAACTCGACCGGCTCCAGATTCTGCTCGCGCTCCGTTACGACACGTACATCGATAAGAAAGGATACACAACCGCCACCGAAAGCAACGTGACACAGCACGCGTTGCTGCCCCGGATCGGTGCCGTGTACAGCCTGACGAAAAACGTTAACCTGTACGGTACGTATACCAAGGGTTATAACCCGCAGGATGCCACTGTACAGAGCGATCCTACGTCGGGCGGGCCGTTTGATCCCATCAAAAGTTCGTTGACCGAGTTTGGTCTGAAAACCGAGTGGCTCAATGGTCGTTTGACGGCCAACGCGTCGGTTTATGACATCACGCAGAGCAACACCCTGTACTCGGCCAACGCCCCCGACCAACCCAACCTGATGATGCAGATCGGCCAGGAGCGGGCCAAAGGAGTGGAGTTTGATGTCACGGGCAATATTCTTCCCCACTGGAACATGATTGTTACGTACAGCTACAACGACGCCAAAATTACCGACGCGGGTTCGCGGGCGGCCGATCAGGTGCTGGTCAACATGCAGAAGCCCAACGCACCCAAACACCAGGGCAGCCTCTGGACCAAATACACGTTTGTGACGCAGGCCCTCAACGGACTCGGGCTGGGCTTCGGTACCAACTTCGTCACAGAACGTAACCTGTCGCTCAATAATGTGCAGACCATTCCGGCGTATGCGCTGCTCAATGCCGCCCTGTATTACAAGATCGATAAGTTTCAGTTTCAGGTCAACCTCAACAACCTGGCCAACAAAACCTACTGGGTGGGCGGGTACGACTATTTACGGTTGTTCCCCGGTCCTCCCCGCAACTTTATGGCGACGGTTTCCTACACGTTCTAA
- a CDS encoding CehA/McbA family metallohydrolase, which yields MGILPVLNRNRGRWRLFLTVWAVLSGYGLTLAQSRLNGHLEVEVTTAGSSRPTPVRVRLTRAGQTVKQLPQQAIGVMYGLWDHADGFGFQPDSSFYINGRFRIALPPGTYQLSLSKGPEFLDQQHAIVVQAGKTQKKTYRLTRWIDMAARGWYSTDGHIHIRRSPREDPLLMSWLQAEDVRVGVLLRMGDFWETYYQQYAFGEQGVYRRDNYLLVSGQEDPRTPELGHALGYGAADKVRYSNEYYHYDKVFDKLHELGGMTGYAHHAETFHGYRGLTLDGLRGKVDVLEILQYCVDETPLRTDHYYHLLDLGFPVTATAGSDFPWCGQDHGHGPPERSARIGNARFYVYTDGPLTNQSWKAGLKAGHTVATSGPMLDFRVNNARPGDRLDLKKGDQLTVSVQAFGHASQVPLDKVELIGHGKVLASVSKTDAGQSARQLTLKLELDTLTRGIWLAARCFAGPKQVAHTTPIYVTVDGGGFHNPETAEQYLQRSESYLREIEQELEKERHNPELRLWHYKKGLKTRIAETREVIAGLRQKWKIAKR from the coding sequence ATGGGCATCTTACCGGTACTGAACCGAAACCGTGGGCGCTGGCGACTTTTCCTGACGGTTTGGGCCGTTTTGTCCGGCTACGGGCTGACGCTGGCCCAGAGCCGTTTGAACGGCCACCTGGAGGTGGAAGTAACAACCGCGGGTTCCTCCCGGCCGACGCCCGTGCGGGTGCGGCTGACGCGGGCGGGCCAGACGGTGAAGCAACTGCCGCAACAGGCCATCGGCGTCATGTACGGGTTGTGGGACCATGCCGACGGGTTTGGCTTTCAGCCAGACAGTTCTTTTTACATCAACGGTCGGTTTCGGATCGCTCTACCGCCCGGTACCTATCAGCTTTCCCTTTCCAAAGGCCCGGAATTTCTCGATCAGCAGCATGCAATCGTGGTGCAGGCCGGAAAAACACAGAAAAAAACGTACCGCCTGACGCGCTGGATCGACATGGCGGCCCGGGGCTGGTACTCGACCGACGGCCATATTCACATTCGGCGCTCCCCGCGCGAAGACCCGCTGTTGATGAGCTGGTTGCAGGCCGAGGACGTTCGGGTCGGCGTGCTGCTGCGTATGGGCGATTTCTGGGAAACGTATTATCAGCAATATGCTTTCGGTGAACAGGGCGTTTACCGCCGGGATAATTACCTGCTCGTTTCGGGCCAGGAAGACCCCCGAACGCCCGAACTCGGCCACGCCCTGGGCTACGGAGCCGCCGACAAGGTGCGGTATTCAAACGAATACTACCACTACGACAAAGTTTTCGACAAGCTCCACGAACTGGGCGGTATGACGGGGTACGCTCACCACGCCGAGACGTTCCACGGCTACCGGGGCCTGACGCTCGACGGGTTACGCGGGAAAGTGGACGTATTGGAAATTTTGCAGTATTGCGTGGATGAGACGCCCCTGCGCACCGACCATTATTACCATCTGCTGGATCTGGGCTTTCCGGTGACGGCCACGGCGGGGTCCGATTTTCCGTGGTGCGGACAGGATCACGGCCACGGTCCGCCGGAACGGTCGGCCCGGATTGGCAACGCCCGGTTTTACGTTTACACCGATGGCCCGCTGACCAATCAATCGTGGAAAGCTGGACTCAAAGCCGGGCATACCGTTGCCACCAGCGGCCCCATGCTGGATTTTCGCGTGAACAACGCCCGGCCCGGTGATCGGCTAGACCTGAAAAAAGGCGACCAACTAACGGTTTCCGTTCAGGCTTTCGGCCACGCCAGTCAGGTGCCGCTGGATAAGGTTGAACTCATCGGCCACGGGAAAGTGCTCGCCAGTGTTTCGAAAACCGATGCGGGGCAATCGGCCCGCCAACTGACCCTGAAGCTGGAGCTGGATACGCTGACGCGGGGTATCTGGCTGGCGGCCCGGTGTTTCGCCGGTCCTAAACAAGTGGCTCATACCACGCCCATTTACGTGACCGTCGATGGGGGCGGTTTTCACAACCCCGAAACTGCCGAACAATACCTGCAACGGAGCGAAAGTTACCTGCGGGAAATTGAGCAGGAACTGGAAAAAGAAAGACACAACCCCGAATTGCGGCTGTGGCATTACAAAAAAGGCTTGAAAACCCGCATCGCCGAAACGCGGGAGGTGATAGCAGGATTACGGCAAAAGTGGAAGATAGCCAAGAGGTGA
- a CDS encoding NADPH-dependent FMN reductase encodes MYNLKIINSTVRPSRKGPIITEWIAEVAHQHGEFNVEVLDLAEINLPLMNEPAHPRLKQYEHEHTKQWSAKIDEADAFIFVTAEYDHSYPAPLKNALEYLVQEWGYKAAGIVSYGGISAGTRATSSLKADLIALKIVPLFEAVNIPFFDQFINEEAEFVPNESSQRAAQLMLNELVRWTRGMVVIRENK; translated from the coding sequence ATGTACAACCTGAAAATTATCAATTCGACAGTACGGCCCAGCCGGAAAGGACCAATCATTACCGAGTGGATTGCAGAAGTGGCCCACCAGCACGGTGAATTCAACGTAGAAGTGCTGGATTTGGCGGAAATCAACCTGCCGCTGATGAACGAACCCGCCCACCCGCGCCTGAAGCAGTACGAACACGAGCACACCAAACAGTGGAGCGCCAAAATTGACGAAGCCGATGCGTTTATTTTTGTTACGGCTGAATACGACCATAGTTACCCGGCCCCGCTGAAGAACGCGCTGGAATACCTGGTGCAGGAGTGGGGCTACAAAGCCGCCGGTATTGTCAGTTACGGCGGTATTTCGGCCGGAACCCGGGCCACCAGCAGCCTGAAAGCCGACCTGATTGCCCTGAAAATCGTCCCATTATTCGAAGCCGTCAATATTCCGTTCTTCGATCAGTTTATCAACGAGGAAGCTGAGTTTGTGCCCAACGAATCGAGCCAGCGGGCCGCCCAGCTCATGCTGAACGAACTGGTGCGCTGGACCAGGGGAATGGTGGTAATTCGGGAAAATAAATAA
- a CDS encoding nucleoside deaminase — translation MNDEFMQEAIRQARKSLSEGGIPIGSALVKDGQLVASGHNKRVQEDNPILHGEMDCLNNAGRVGSFRNTVIYSTLMPCYMCAGTIVQFKIPKVIVGESRTFAGAREFMEQHGVEVIDLDLPECVDMMNQFIAQKPEVWNEDIGEL, via the coding sequence ATGAACGATGAATTCATGCAGGAAGCCATTCGGCAAGCTCGCAAGAGCTTATCGGAAGGCGGCATTCCCATTGGCTCGGCGCTGGTAAAAGACGGCCAGCTGGTGGCGTCGGGGCATAACAAGCGGGTGCAGGAAGACAACCCGATTCTGCACGGCGAAATGGATTGCCTCAACAACGCCGGCCGGGTGGGTTCTTTCCGCAATACCGTCATTTACTCCACGCTCATGCCGTGTTACATGTGCGCCGGAACTATCGTGCAGTTCAAAATTCCGAAAGTGATCGTCGGTGAGTCGCGAACGTTTGCCGGGGCACGGGAGTTCATGGAACAACACGGGGTGGAAGTGATCGATCTGGACCTGCCCGAATGCGTTGATATGATGAACCAGTTTATCGCGCAGAAACCAGAGGTCTGGAATGAAGATATTGGAGAGCTGTAG